The DNA segment CTGCGCGCGACGTTTGCCAGGAAGGGCGAATCGGCGGGGCCAAGATTGATGACGCCGGAGCGGACGAAAATCGGCTCTTCATTTTGAGTGGAGAGTTCGTCCCATAGCGCCTGCGCGCGCAGCACCAGCGGAACGTATTTTTCACCTTCGCCATATGCGTGGCGGATCAACCGGGTGTCGCCGTGATGACTACCCTGTTGGTGTGGCGGCATATGCGCGTCGGTCATCAGAACGTTTAACCCGGCGCGAGTGGCATAATAACCTGCGGCTGCCCCAACGGACCCGCTGCCTATAATGATTAAGTCGTATTTCATCGGTTTCTCTCTGCTGTCGCGTTTGATGCAGAGTAAATAAGTGAAATGCGTAATACAACCCAGAAATAGCAAAGGCACCCCGAAGGTGCCTTTTTAAGTGAGAATGTCCGTCTCGTTAATGCCGACGGTATTCGTTTACCTGGTAATCGCCGGATTCGATTTTGGCAATGCCGGCTTCTAATATCGAAATAAATTGTCTGGCAACATCGGTGGTTAACCAGAGCGTTTGACCGACTTCTGTACCATCGGGTTCGGGACGATTTGGAGTCTGGTAGTGCAAACGCAGCATCAGCGCGTCATAGCTATCTACGGTGCTGATGTCCCATCCCACAAGCGGATGAGTCTGAATGACTTCATTATTCTTTTCCATCATGCCCCCTAATTCGTGTTACAAGACAACGGTTTTCGAGGTTCAATGCGTTTTTATCTGAAGCAACTTCAGTATATCAATAAATAAGGGTATTCACTGAGATTTTAAAGAGGGGGGAGCATAAATTTCTGCAAATTAAGAATTTGTGAGTAATTAATCACCATCTTGTTCACTCTTTTTAAGTATGTTGTGCAATAATCTTGAGTGACTGGTGAAAATATAATCAATTCTGAAGGCAACAGGGAATTATTAAATGATGCCGCAAAACAGTTGTCTTAACGATGAGAGAAAAAAGCCGGGGCGACCCGGCAAAAGAGACTACGGCATAGCATTTTTATTCTTTAATGAACCAGTCGTCAGCGCTTTCCCAGGTTTCCTGGAGAATTTCGCTGATCCGTTCTTTATCTTCTTTCGTCGCGCCAATCACGGACAAATTATTTGCAGCGGCATAACGAACGGTCACGTTACCGTCATTATCGGGAAAGTGGTGAGTAATACGACGGGAGAGTTCACCTGCCAGGGCGTCAATAGCTCCGGCAGGTAAAGGTGAAGTTTTAGCAATGGTGACTTCAATACGCATAATGGCCCCCTGTTGAATATACTGGTTATTTATACAGTCATCCTGGCCAGGTTACAACAGGCGGCATCGTTTTTTTTTACTTTTTAATCGTCCAGCGTACCGTTTCGCCCCCGAGGAACGGCACCAGCGTATCGTCGGTCAACGCGATGCTCTCTGGTACTTGCTGCTCTTCACGTACCAGTTCAATGAAGGTGTCATTGACCTCCAGGCCGTAGAATCGCGGACCGTTCAGTGAACAAAACGCTTCAAAGTGCGCCAGGGCATTCATCTCTTCAAATACGCTTGCATAACTGGCCAGTGCCGTTGGCGCGTTGAAGCATCCCGCGCAGCCACAGCTCGATTCCTTACGATGACGAGCGTGCGGGGCCGAATCGGTGCCAAGGAAGGCGCGCTCAAAGCCGCTGGCAACCAGTTCACGCAAGGCTTGCTGGTGAACATTGCGTTTCAGAATTGGCAGGCAGTAGAGGTGTGGGCGAATGCCGCCAACCAGCATGTGATTACGGTTAAACATCAAGTGCTGCGGTGTAATCGTCGCGGCCAGTAATTCGTTGCCGTCACGGACATACTCCGCCGCATCTTTGGTGGTGATGTGCTCAAAGACCACTTTCAGCGCAGGCAGGCGCTGGCGCAGAGGCTCCATCACTGTCTCAATAAAACGCGCTTCCCGGTCAAAAATATCGATATCGGCGTGGGTGACTTCGCCATGCACCAGCAGCGGCATCCCGAGTTTTTCCATGCGCTCAAGTACTGGCATGATCGCATCAATGGAGGTGACGCCGTGGCTGGAGTTGGTCGTGGCATTCGCCGGGTAGAGTTTGGCTGCGGTGAACACGCCTTCGCGAAAGCCGCGTTCCAGTTCAGCGGGATCCAGCGTGTCCGTTAAATAGCAGGTCATCAGCGGCGTGAAGGTCTGTCCGGCAGGGACCGCATCAAGGATGCGCTGGCGGTAGGCAATTGCCGCATCTACCGTGGTGATCGGCGGCGCCAGGTTGGGCATCACAATCGCACGTGCATAAACATCGCTGGTGTACGGCACAACCGTTTTCAGCATTTCGCCGTCGCGAAGGTGAAGGTGCCAGTCATCTGGGCGGCGGATCTTTAAAACCTGGGAAGGTGCTGTCATCAATATGCTCCGGCTGGGGGATGTCATTTTTGCCGGAAACAAAGGATAAGGGGAAACGTTTTCGTTTGCACGTAAAAAAAGGCGCCGCAGCGCCTTTGTCGTTTAATCAGTGAACGGGATGATGATTTCGCCCGGTTTCACCTCAATGCCTTTGGCGTATTTTTTCGCCAGCGCTTCGCCTTTGCTGCTGTCTTCGCGCAGGACATACGCTGGCTGCTGGTTAAAGTAATTGCGCAGTGACTGATTCAGATAAGGCATCAGGGTTTGCAGCACCGACTGCATTTTTTCCGGCGTCACGGTGGCGTCCACGACTTCCATTTCCTGCAGGAAGATGGCCCCTTTTTCTTTATTGAAGACGGGCAGGGCTTTCAGTTTTAGCTTAATGGTTGCTTTCTGACTGCCAAACAGCGAATTCATATCCAGTTTTGCATCGCCGGTCAGCGTCACTTTGTTCGGCTCTTCGCGCCCAATCTGACTGGAGAGATTGTTGAGTACGATATGCGCATCGGCAACGCCCGGAAGTCCGATATCTTTGGCAAAGTTGTTGCGCTTTTCGAGCGCCTGATTTATTTCATGTTCGCTTACGGTGTACTGTGTGAGCTGATTACAGCCGGTCAACAGGCCGCCAACAATCAACGCGGCAGCAAAAAAAATCTTCTTCATGGGGTTCCTCTACACGATGCGGTCGTCATAATCCTGACATAACGCAGCATGTGTCACCAGCACGAACTTCGCCAGTAGAAAAAACTGAAAAAAGCGGCAGCCGGTATGGTTCAGCCACCGCCGGTAAACGTTAAATCGCCATTGATGATAACAGATTGATCTGCGTCTGTTTCGCCATATTGTCGCGATAGTCAGCAACGCGTGTCGGCCAGTGGATACCGGCCACCAGCGTCAGATTACGCAGCAGGGGGAATAACTGGATGTCGTCTTCGGAAAGCTCACCGTTCACGCCATTGGGTTGCACAATGAGCTTATCCAGTGCGCGCAAATCATCACTGATTTTTTTGGTCAGGCCAGCGGAATGGGCAAGATGGTCGGCAAAACTACCAATCATCGCCTCTTTCTTCTCAGTAAAATACTTGCGTGCCGAAGGGGTGGAAAACTCATCAAATGCAGATTTTGCAAAACGCGGCAGCAACAGGTGATTGGCGTAGCTGTTCACTTTGCGCAGCCACTCGTCAATGGCAGGGTTCTTCTTGCCGGTGAGCAGCGGTTTGCCATCCAGCTTATCGACGTAATGGACGATGTCCATGCTTTCCGGTAGATAGCGGCTGTCGTCTTTTTGCAGAATGGGCACCATTTTCTGGCCAATCATTCGGGTTGGGGTTTCGTCATCGTCGTTGGCCAGGACATTCAGTTCGACGGGGATGTTTTTGAGGCCAAAAATCATGCGGGCTTTGATGCAGAAAGGGCAGTGATCGTAAATATAAAGCTTCACGTTTCTCCTCCATTTGACTGTCAGTTCCCTTTCAGTATGGAGGAGAGATGCGCAGGTATCAAATCAGGCGCCGGGTTCCAGCATGCCGCGCGGTGTGCGTTTATGACTGAACTGCCAGCCCAGCGCCAGGAAGGTGATGAAGCCAATGATCCCCAGCATCATCCAGGGTAACTCGGGCTGCTGGAGCAGTTTCCCCATATCAAACAGCCAGCCGCCGCCGATATACCCGATAGCTCCGCCTATGGCTAACCCCAGACGGCTAAAGCCCATATAGCTGCCGCGCGCACGGGCATCCGACAGCGAGGCGCTGAGGGTTTCACGGGCAGGTTCGGCGATAATCGAACCGATATAGAAGGTGCAAATCAGCGTGAACAACTGCTGTAAGTCACTCACCAGCCCCACGGGTAACATGCTCAGTGACATCAGCAGCAGGCCCGCCATCAGGCGATGCTCAAGACGAAACCGTTTCTCGCTCCAGCGTGCAATGGGGTAGAGCAGCGTCAGAGAAAGGCAAGCCTCAATGGCATACATCCATTTCACCGCGGAAGGTGAACCGGCAATGTCATTGACCATAATTGGCAGCATCAGCATGACCTGGACCGCCAGCATGTAATAGCCCGCAAGCGTTAGCACATAGGTGACAAAGCGTTTATCACTGAGCACCCGGCTCATTCCTTCCCGTACCGGAATACGCACAGTAGAGAGTTTCCACGCAGGCAGCAGCCAGGCGTTAAAGGCGGCGCAAAGCACGAACAATATTGCTCCGGTCGCGCAAACCAGACGGAAGTCATACTGCAACAGCCAACTGCCTAACAGCGCACCGATAACGGCCCCTGCGCTGTCCTGCATCATCAATATTGAGAAGAAGCGCCCCCGCTGATGCGGGCGAATCAGCTTCACCACCAGCGCCGAGCGCGGCGGATCGAACAGCGTGCCGCCGAGACCGGAAAGGAAACAGGAGAACCACAAAAGCCAGGGTTCATGGGCGATGCCCATGGTGGCAAACCCGGCGGCGCGCATCAGCATGCCGGTGACGATCATCGGTTTCGCGCCAAAGCGGTCGGCAACCGCGCCGCCAAAAATTCCCAGCCCCTGTTGAATCAGCTGACGCAGGCCAAGGGCGATGCCAACCATCACGGCGGCCCAACCCATTTGATCGACGAAACGAATTGAGATCAGCGGGAATACGACGAAGAAGCCCAACACGACCAGCATATTATCGATGAGCAGGAAAGTTTTACCCAGGTTCCTGGCCTGCGAGACACGCGACATTTCCCCTCCCGGGAAACACTCGTCACTCTTCGGGTTGCGCGGAATTTGCGGCATTCGAATGATTGAGAGTATATAAAGCGAAGTACCTCCTATTCTGCGGCTTCGCTGTCTTTTTGCCCACCCTCGCCGGGACAATATTTTTTTATCAAAAGTCCATCTTGATAGAGAGTTTTCATCAAAATGGCGGAATAATTCAAAAAATGGCAAATTGCACTTTTCACAGGGTGGTTTTGCACAGGTATAGTAAGTCAATCAGGGTGTAACGGCGATTCGGGAAGGAGTAGGAATAAATATGTTTGGCTATCGCAGTAACGTGCCAAAAGTGCGCTTAACCACCGACCGCCTGGTCGTGCGTTTAGTGCATGAGCGTGATGCCTGGCGTCTGGCAGATTATTACGCGGAAAATCGTCATTTCTTAAAACCCTGGGAACCAATTCGTGATGAAAGCCACTGCTATCCCTCCGGCTGGCAGGCGCGGCTGAGCATGATTGCCGAATTTCATAAGCAAGGTTCCGCCTATTACTTTGCGTTGCTGGATCCTGATGAAAAGGAGGTCATCGGGGTAGCGAATTTTTCTAACGTGGTGCGGGGGTCTTTCCATGCCTGCTATCTGGGTTATTCCATTGCGCAGAAATGGCAGGGGCAGGGACTGATGTTTGAAGCACTGACCGCCGCAATTCGTTATATGCAACGCACGCAACATATTCATCGCATTATGGCGAATTACATGCCGCACAATAAACGCAGCGGCGATTTACTGGCGCGACTTGGCTTTGAAAAAGAAGGCTACGCGAAAGACTATCTGTTGATTGACGGGCAATGGCGCGACCACGTGCTGACGGCGTTAACGACATCAGAATGGACCGCAGGTCGGTGAGGATACCCTATGAAATATGAATTAACTGCCGCTGAAGCCCGTGTGATTGGCTGTCTGCTCGAAAAACAGGTCACGACACCAGAGCAATATCCGCTCTCCGTAAATGGCGTGGTCACCGCCTGCAATCAGAAAACCAACCGTGAACCGGTGATGAATATGGCGGAGCACGAGGTGCAGGAACAACTCGACAATCTGGTGAAGCGCCATTTTCTGCGCACGGTCAGCGGCTTTGGTAGCCGCGTCACCAAGTATGAGCAGCGCTTCTGTAACTCGGAATTTGGCAACCTGAAACTGAGCCCCGCGGAGGTAGCGCTGGTGACGACACTGCTGCTACGCGGCGCACAGACGCCGGGCGAATTGCGCAGTCGCGCCTCGCGGATGTATGAATTCAGCGATATGGCGGAAGTTGACGCGACCCTGGAACGTCTGGCGACGCGGGAAGACGGCCCTTATGTCGTCCGTCTGGCGCGTGAACCGGGTAAGCGCGAAAGCCGCTATATGCATCTGTTCTGCGGCGAGGTGCAGGAGCCAGTAGCCCTGGCCGATGAGCCACAGGCGGCGACAGGGGATTTACAGGCCCGCGTCGAGGTGCTGGAAAGCGAAGTCGCCGCGCTGAAACAGCGCCTCGAGTCGCTACTGGAACATCTGGGAGAATAACGTGACACCATTACGTATCGGGGTGGTCGGTCTTGGGGGCATCGCCCAGAAAGCCTGGCTACCCGTGCTTGGCACCGCCAGCGACTGGACGCTACAGGCCGCCTGGTCGCCGTCGCGTGAAAAAGCGGAGAAAATCTGCGCAGCCTGGCGCATTCCGTATGCCGGTTCGCTGACCGACCTTGCCGCGGGCTGCGACGCGGTGTTTGTTCATTCCAGCACGGCGACCCATTACGCCGTCGTCAGTGAATTACTCAATGCCGGCGTTCATGTCTGCGTTGATAAGCCGCTGGCGGAAAATTTACGTGATGCTGAGCGGCTGGTAGCGTTAGCAGCGAAGAAAAATCTGACGCTGATGGTCGGGTTCAATCGTCGCTTTGCGCCACTGTATCGTGAGCTGAAGGCGGAACTGGGGACGGCGGCGTCTCTGCGGATGGATAAACACCGTACCGACAGCGTGGGGCCTCACGATCTGCGGTTCACGCTGCTGGATGATTATCTGCATGTC comes from the Citrobacter amalonaticus genome and includes:
- the rimJ gene encoding ribosomal protein S5-alanine N-acetyltransferase, whose translation is MFGYRSNVPKVRLTTDRLVVRLVHERDAWRLADYYAENRHFLKPWEPIRDESHCYPSGWQARLSMIAEFHKQGSAYYFALLDPDEKEVIGVANFSNVVRGSFHACYLGYSIAQKWQGQGLMFEALTAAIRYMQRTQHIHRIMANYMPHNKRSGDLLARLGFEKEGYAKDYLLIDGQWRDHVLTALTTSEWTAGR
- a CDS encoding Gfo/Idh/MocA family protein is translated as MTPLRIGVVGLGGIAQKAWLPVLGTASDWTLQAAWSPSREKAEKICAAWRIPYAGSLTDLAAGCDAVFVHSSTATHYAVVSELLNAGVHVCVDKPLAENLRDAERLVALAAKKNLTLMVGFNRRFAPLYRELKAELGTAASLRMDKHRTDSVGPHDLRFTLLDDYLHVVDTALWLAGGNAQLSSGTLLTNDAGEMLYAEHHFAASQLQITTSMHRRAGSQRESVQAVTDGGLIDVTDMREWREERGQGVLHKPVPGWQTTLEQRGFAGCARHFVECVQNQTVPETAGEQAILAQRVVDKLWREAMSE
- the pyrC gene encoding dihydroorotase — translated: MTAPSQVLKIRRPDDWHLHLRDGEMLKTVVPYTSDVYARAIVMPNLAPPITTVDAAIAYRQRILDAVPAGQTFTPLMTCYLTDTLDPAELERGFREGVFTAAKLYPANATTNSSHGVTSIDAIMPVLERMEKLGMPLLVHGEVTHADIDIFDREARFIETVMEPLRQRLPALKVVFEHITTKDAAEYVRDGNELLAATITPQHLMFNRNHMLVGGIRPHLYCLPILKRNVHQQALRELVASGFERAFLGTDSAPHARHRKESSCGCAGCFNAPTALASYASVFEEMNALAHFEAFCSLNGPRFYGLEVNDTFIELVREEQQVPESIALTDDTLVPFLGGETVRWTIKK
- the mdtH gene encoding multidrug efflux MFS transporter MdtH, encoding MSRVSQARNLGKTFLLIDNMLVVLGFFVVFPLISIRFVDQMGWAAVMVGIALGLRQLIQQGLGIFGGAVADRFGAKPMIVTGMLMRAAGFATMGIAHEPWLLWFSCFLSGLGGTLFDPPRSALVVKLIRPHQRGRFFSILMMQDSAGAVIGALLGSWLLQYDFRLVCATGAILFVLCAAFNAWLLPAWKLSTVRIPVREGMSRVLSDKRFVTYVLTLAGYYMLAVQVMLMLPIMVNDIAGSPSAVKWMYAIEACLSLTLLYPIARWSEKRFRLEHRLMAGLLLMSLSMLPVGLVSDLQQLFTLICTFYIGSIIAEPARETLSASLSDARARGSYMGFSRLGLAIGGAIGYIGGGWLFDMGKLLQQPELPWMMLGIIGFITFLALGWQFSHKRTPRGMLEPGA
- a CDS encoding lipoprotein, giving the protein MKKIFFAAALIVGGLLTGCNQLTQYTVSEHEINQALEKRNNFAKDIGLPGVADAHIVLNNLSSQIGREEPNKVTLTGDAKLDMNSLFGSQKATIKLKLKALPVFNKEKGAIFLQEMEVVDATVTPEKMQSVLQTLMPYLNQSLRNYFNQQPAYVLREDSSKGEALAKKYAKGIEVKPGEIIIPFTD
- a CDS encoding YceH family protein, yielding MKYELTAAEARVIGCLLEKQVTTPEQYPLSVNGVVTACNQKTNREPVMNMAEHEVQEQLDNLVKRHFLRTVSGFGSRVTKYEQRFCNSEFGNLKLSPAEVALVTTLLLRGAQTPGELRSRASRMYEFSDMAEVDATLERLATREDGPYVVRLAREPGKRESRYMHLFCGEVQEPVALADEPQAATGDLQARVEVLESEVAALKQRLESLLEHLGE
- the bssS gene encoding biofilm formation regulator BssS, which gives rise to MEKNNEVIQTHPLVGWDISTVDSYDALMLRLHYQTPNRPEPDGTEVGQTLWLTTDVARQFISILEAGIAKIESGDYQVNEYRRH
- the dinI gene encoding DNA damage-inducible protein I, with protein sequence MRIEVTIAKTSPLPAGAIDALAGELSRRITHHFPDNDGNVTVRYAAANNLSVIGATKEDKERISEILQETWESADDWFIKE
- the grxB gene encoding glutaredoxin 2 — translated: MKLYIYDHCPFCIKARMIFGLKNIPVELNVLANDDDETPTRMIGQKMVPILQKDDSRYLPESMDIVHYVDKLDGKPLLTGKKNPAIDEWLRKVNSYANHLLLPRFAKSAFDEFSTPSARKYFTEKKEAMIGSFADHLAHSAGLTKKISDDLRALDKLIVQPNGVNGELSEDDIQLFPLLRNLTLVAGIHWPTRVADYRDNMAKQTQINLLSSMAI